From the Nonlabens marinus S1-08 genome, one window contains:
- a CDS encoding acyl-CoA reductase has translation MPVKPINTSLNDRVSAFAKAGSILSQYLDSNHSAIDIDKDLWTVTINQTLLLAEQKNSWFTKDNLLYALQQWSEALTEDNLNQWLAPYHLEEVTTKKVAVIAAGNIPMVGFHDVLSIILSGHYAQIKTSSNDDVLLPWMLKLAAADLPELEQSYEFTQDRLTDFDAVIATGSNNTARYFEHYFSKKPNIIRKNRNSIAVLTGEETHEELVALSDDVFLFFGLGCRSVSHLKVPIDYDFDAFFKAMYEKRELINYIKYSNNYDYNKAVYLMSEFKLLDNEFLIIKEETESYASPIASLGYSYYTNDQEIVQEIENKSEDLQCVVSNDSMQKVLQPAIGELPAPQLVDFGQTQKPRLSDYADGVDAIQFLLTIS, from the coding sequence TTGCCTGTTAAGCCAATTAATACCTCGTTAAATGATAGGGTTTCCGCTTTCGCGAAAGCGGGCTCCATTCTATCCCAATACCTAGACTCTAACCATAGCGCCATTGATATTGATAAGGACCTATGGACGGTTACCATCAACCAAACATTGTTGCTGGCCGAGCAAAAAAACTCCTGGTTTACAAAAGACAATCTGTTATACGCGCTACAACAATGGTCAGAAGCTCTGACTGAAGATAACTTAAATCAATGGTTAGCTCCATACCATCTGGAAGAAGTAACTACTAAAAAAGTAGCGGTTATCGCTGCTGGAAATATTCCTATGGTAGGCTTTCACGATGTCTTAAGCATCATACTCAGCGGTCATTATGCCCAAATTAAAACCAGTAGTAATGACGATGTATTATTGCCTTGGATGTTGAAACTGGCAGCTGCTGACTTGCCAGAATTGGAGCAATCTTACGAGTTCACACAAGACCGCCTGACCGATTTTGACGCAGTAATCGCAACGGGCAGCAACAATACCGCACGATATTTTGAACATTATTTCAGTAAAAAACCAAATATCATACGTAAAAACAGAAACTCAATCGCGGTGCTTACAGGTGAGGAAACGCATGAAGAATTAGTGGCTTTGAGCGATGATGTGTTTTTATTCTTTGGATTAGGTTGTCGCAGTGTAAGCCACCTTAAAGTTCCTATTGATTATGATTTTGATGCCTTTTTCAAGGCGATGTATGAAAAGCGTGAGCTTATTAATTACATCAAATATTCTAACAATTACGACTACAACAAGGCGGTTTACTTAATGAGCGAATTCAAATTGCTGGACAATGAATTTTTAATCATCAAAGAGGAAACGGAAAGCTATGCTTCTCCTATCGCTTCATTAGGCTATAGCTACTACACTAATGATCAAGAAATTGTTCAAGAAATTGAAAACAAATCAGAAGACTTACAGTGTGTTGTGTCTAATGATAGCATGCAGAAAGTACTTCAGCCAGCAATTGGCGAACTTCCTGCACCGCAGTTGGTGGATTTTGGACAGACTCAGAAACCTAGGCTTTCTGATTATGCAGATGGAGTGGATGCCATTCAATTTCTTTTGACAATTTCTTAA
- the serC gene encoding 3-phosphoserine/phosphohydroxythreonine transaminase produces the protein MLKYNFSAGPCVLPQEVLKKAADAVLNFNDLSILEISHRSKDFIGVMDKAQALALEHLGLTGKGYSALYLGGGASMQFLMVAYNLLEKKAAYLNTGTWSDKAIKEARLFGEVQVVASSKESNYNYIPKDYTVPDDVDYFHFQTNNTIFGTQLQNTPDVNVPLICDMSSDIMSRQRDFEKYDLIYAGAQKNMGPAGATLVIVKDEILGKVSRQIPSMLNYKVHIEKESMFNTPPVFPIYATMLTLEWLKDNGGIDWIEKINNQKADMVYGEIDRNPLFTGFVKDKEDRSKMNATFSLHDESLTERFNAMVKEAGINGLNGHRSVGGYRASMYNALSVESVQTLVDTMKELERTA, from the coding sequence ATGCTGAAGTATAATTTTAGCGCTGGACCATGCGTTTTACCTCAAGAAGTTTTGAAAAAAGCAGCTGATGCTGTTCTTAATTTCAACGATTTAAGTATCCTAGAGATCTCACATCGCAGCAAGGATTTTATAGGTGTCATGGACAAAGCTCAGGCCTTAGCATTAGAGCATTTAGGACTTACTGGCAAAGGTTATTCTGCATTGTATTTAGGTGGTGGAGCAAGCATGCAATTTTTGATGGTAGCTTATAACCTTCTAGAGAAAAAAGCAGCTTATTTAAACACAGGAACCTGGTCAGACAAAGCGATCAAGGAAGCTAGACTTTTTGGAGAGGTACAAGTAGTCGCTTCTTCTAAAGAATCCAATTACAATTACATTCCAAAGGACTATACTGTTCCTGATGATGTAGATTACTTCCACTTCCAGACCAACAATACTATTTTTGGAACTCAACTACAAAACACGCCTGATGTCAACGTACCTCTAATTTGTGATATGAGTAGTGATATAATGTCTCGCCAGCGTGATTTTGAGAAGTACGATTTGATTTATGCAGGAGCACAAAAAAATATGGGACCGGCTGGAGCTACCCTAGTTATAGTTAAAGATGAAATTTTAGGTAAAGTCTCTAGGCAAATTCCTTCCATGTTGAACTATAAAGTTCATATTGAAAAAGAGTCCATGTTCAACACACCTCCCGTTTTTCCTATTTACGCAACTATGCTGACTTTAGAATGGTTGAAGGATAATGGTGGAATTGATTGGATTGAGAAAATAAATAATCAAAAAGCCGATATGGTGTATGGCGAGATTGATCGCAATCCACTATTTACAGGTTTTGTTAAGGATAAAGAAGACCGTTCTAAAATGAACGCTACTTTCTCTTTGCACGATGAATCGCTAACAGAGCGTTTCAACGCTATGGTCAAAGAAGCTGGAATCAACGGATTGAACGGACACAGATCTGTTGGTGGGTATCGTGCTAGCATGTATAATGCACTAAGTGTAGAAAGCGTACAAACATTAGTGGACACTATGAAAGAATTAGAGCGTACTGCATAA